In Cotesia glomerata isolate CgM1 linkage group LG3, MPM_Cglom_v2.3, whole genome shotgun sequence, one genomic interval encodes:
- the LOC123261014 gene encoding poly(U)-binding-splicing factor half pint-like gives MTDIIMTASSEQNDVEPPAKKPRIEENNLVIQELFECLHQTGPLVIGPVAKSHTLPGIIGASLPKVSSENQDAIKRAKKYAMKESVKMVLMKQTLAHQQNQMASQRNQVQRQQALALMCRIYVGSISFELKEDSVREAFMPFGPIKSVNMSWDLMTQKHKGFAFVEYDIPEAAQLALEQMNGVMIGGRNIKVVGRPSNMPQAQSIIDNIIEESKHYNRIYISSIHRDIEENDIKSVFEAFGPIKHCQLFRGNSANRDRNYAYIEYQTMQSAVEAISSMNLFDLGGVCLRVGIAITPPNVLMESSSGSSTMPTAAAVAAATATAKIQAMDAVASNAVALGLTKIGDSDSPYPDIPRSNSSPTAASIAPVIPPPGVVIPQMLSSQPIGTQYLSGQSVIIPPPTVVAPTAIGTLVVPVTNSPTVDATKRAKEQAHQKQQEELQKKLLEETEVQTLQQQENLTIKGPSARHLVMQKLMRRIESRVIVLKNMTSPEDVDELLEEEIKEECSKYGVVNKVVIYNERQSEDDDAEVIVKIFVEFSNISEAERAKNSLNGRYFDKRLITCEFYDQALYDYSDFSG, from the coding sequence atgactGATATAATAATGACGGCTTCATCAGAACAAAATGACGTAGAGCCGCCAGCGAAGAAGCCTCGTATCGAGGAAAATAACTTGGTTATACAAGAACTATTTGAATGTCTTCATCAAACTGGTCCATTAGTTATTGGGCCGGTAGCTAAAAGCCATACTCTTCCCGGAATAATCGGCGCCAGTTTACCAAAAGTATCATCGGAAAATCAGGATGCAATTAAAAGAGCAAAAAAGTATGCAATGAAAGAAAGCGTCAAAATGGTTTTAATGAAGCAAACTTTGGCCCATCAGCAGAATCAAATGGCAAGTCAACGGAACCAAGTCCAGAGACAGCAGGCTCTGGCTCTTATGTGTCGAATTTACGTAGGAAGTATTAGTTTTGAATTGAAAGAAGACTCAGTTCGTGAAGCATTTATGCCTTTTGGACCTATTAAGTCAGTCAATATGTCCTGGGATCTAATGACTCAAAAACACAAGGGGTTCGCTTTTGTAGAGTATGATATACCTGAAGCTGCACAACTGGCGCTTGAGCAAATGAACGGTGTAATGATCGGCGGCCGTAACATCAAGGTCGTAGGAAGACCGTCCAATATGCCGCAAGCTCAATCAATCATTGATAATATAATTGAAGAAAGTAAACACTATAACAGGATTTATATTTCATCTATTCATCGAgatattgaagaaaatgatattaaatctGTATTTGAAGCTTTTGGTCCTATCAAACATTGCCAATTATTTCGAGGAAATTCAGCTAATCGTGACAGAAATTATGCGTACATCGAGTATCAAACGATGCAATCAGCAGTTGAAGCGATATCTTCAATGAATCTCTTTGATTTGGGAGGAGTTTGCTTAAGGGTAGGAATAGCCATTACACCTCCTAATGTACTGATGGAATCTTCAAGTGGTTCAAGTACAATGCCAACAGCTGCAGCAGTCGCAGCTGCTACTGCTACAGCTAAAATTCAAGCAATGGATGCTGTTGCTAGTAACGCTGTTGCGCTTGGATTAACAAAAATAGGAGACTCTGACTCACCTTATCCTGATATTCCTCGTTCAAATTCATCTCCGACGGCGGCATCAATCGCTCCAGTGATTCCTCCACCTGGAGTAGTTATTCCACAAATGTTATCATCACAACCGATAGGTACTCAATACCTTTCCGGACAATCTGTTATCATCCCGCCACCGACAGTAGTAGCCCCGACAGCAATTGGAACGTTAGTTGTACCAGTAACTAATTCACCAACCGTTGACGCTACTAAACGAGCAAAAGAGCAAGCTCATCAAAAACAGCAGGAagaattgcaaaaaaaattacttgaagaGACTGAAGTACAGACGCTGCAgcaacaagaaaatttaaccATCAAAGGTCCAAGTGCTCGACATTTAGTTATGCAAAAACTTATGCGTAGGATTGAATCGCGTGTAATAGTACTCAAAAATATGACTTCACCTGAAGATGTTGATGAATTACttgaagaagaaattaaagagGAGTGCTCCAAGTACGGAGTTGTTAATAAAGTTGTTATTTACAATGAGAGGCAGTCTGAAGATGATGACGCTGAAGTAatcgtgaaaatttttgttgaattttcaaacataAGTGAGGCTGAACGtgcaaaaaattctttgaatgGTCGTTATTTTGATAAACGACTTATCACCTGTGAATTTTATGATCAAGCTTTGTACGATTATTCAGACTTTTCCGGTTAA